From the genome of Arthrobacter alpinus, one region includes:
- the nusB gene encoding transcription antitermination factor NusB — MASAQTSPTGKPNSARSKARRRALDILFEAEQRDVSALSAMTARRIVADQVINVYTVDLVEGVTAMQESIDEYLQTYSQGWTLERMPAVDRIILRIGTWELLFNDDVPDAVAVSEAVELAKTLSTDESPQFVNGLLGRLQQVKPTLLA; from the coding sequence GTGGCAAGCGCTCAAACTAGCCCCACGGGCAAACCCAACTCGGCGCGGAGCAAGGCTCGCCGCCGCGCCTTGGACATCTTGTTCGAGGCCGAACAACGTGACGTAAGTGCGCTTTCAGCAATGACGGCGCGGCGCATCGTTGCCGATCAGGTCATCAACGTGTACACGGTAGACCTTGTTGAAGGCGTCACGGCCATGCAGGAAAGCATCGATGAGTACCTGCAGACGTACTCGCAGGGCTGGACGCTGGAACGCATGCCGGCCGTCGATCGCATCATCCTGCGCATCGGCACGTGGGAGCTGTTGTTCAACGATGACGTTCCCGACGCCGTCGCTGTCAGTGAGGCGGTCGAGTTGGCCAAGACGCTCTCCACCGACGAGTCCCCCCAGTTCGTCAACGGACTCCTGGGCCGCCTGCAACAGGTCAAGCCAACCCTGCTGGCCTGA
- the efp gene encoding elongation factor P codes for MATTNDIKNGTVLKLEGQLWNVIEFQHVKPGKGGAFVRTKMRNILSGKVVDKTFNAGLKIETATVDRSDYQYLYQDGEDFVFMDNQNYDQLTVSAKTVGDATNFLLENINVTIALHEGTPLYIELPPSVQLRITYTEPGLQGDRSSAGTKPATVETGYEIQVPLFVDNDTLVKVDTRDGSYLGRVSE; via the coding sequence TTGGCAACGACTAACGACATTAAGAATGGCACCGTCCTCAAGCTTGAGGGACAGCTCTGGAACGTCATTGAGTTCCAGCACGTCAAGCCGGGCAAGGGCGGCGCGTTTGTCCGCACCAAGATGCGCAACATCCTCTCCGGCAAGGTTGTCGACAAGACGTTCAACGCCGGCTTGAAGATCGAAACAGCCACAGTGGACCGCTCCGATTACCAGTACCTGTATCAGGATGGCGAAGACTTCGTCTTCATGGACAACCAGAACTACGACCAACTGACTGTTTCGGCCAAGACTGTCGGGGATGCCACCAACTTCTTGTTGGAAAACATCAACGTCACCATTGCTTTGCACGAAGGCACCCCGCTGTACATTGAGTTGCCTCCGTCGGTGCAGCTGCGCATCACCTACACCGAGCCCGGTCTGCAGGGTGACCGCTCCTCCGCCGGAACCAAGCCCGCCACGGTGGAGACCGGCTACGAGATCCAGGTTCCTTTGTTCGTTGACAACGACACCCTCGTCAAGGTTGATACCCGTGACGGCAGCTACTTGGGACGTGTAAGCGAGTAG
- a CDS encoding tetratricopeptide repeat protein has translation MGLKDWPSAGFPGTALNPQTLLPEVVDEDKCEQALELSADPADHIFVLLARGLTAEAAEMAADARLTDPESVRLQVLDAEVLRATKHFDRAERLLKALLPEVAGTSVEAWIYQQLGKVYFSSGRYGPAAKSFSTALQQRVAAGADASAIYSSTVSLQRALDLAEST, from the coding sequence GTGGGACTGAAGGATTGGCCGTCGGCGGGCTTCCCGGGCACCGCATTGAACCCGCAAACACTGCTGCCGGAGGTTGTCGACGAGGACAAGTGTGAGCAGGCGCTGGAACTCTCCGCGGACCCCGCGGACCACATCTTTGTCCTGCTGGCCCGCGGACTCACCGCCGAGGCCGCGGAGATGGCGGCCGATGCCCGCCTGACCGATCCGGAGTCAGTGCGCCTGCAAGTCCTCGATGCCGAAGTACTCCGGGCAACCAAGCACTTCGACAGGGCCGAGCGCCTGCTCAAGGCCCTACTGCCTGAGGTGGCGGGGACCTCCGTGGAGGCATGGATTTACCAGCAACTGGGGAAGGTGTACTTCAGCAGCGGCAGGTATGGGCCGGCCGCGAAGAGTTTCTCCACGGCACTGCAGCAGCGGGTTGCGGCAGGGGCCGATGCAAGCGCCATCTATTCCTCCACCGTGTCCTTACAACGTGCCCTGGACCTGGCCGAGAGTACCTGA
- the aroB gene encoding 3-dehydroquinate synthase: MSSENTVIKVTGSAPTENYDVVVGRGLLANLPELLGERVKRVLVIHPRALRLTGDTVRDDLEASGFTTLTAEIPDAEEGKHIQVAAFCWQVLGQNDFTRSDAIVAVGGGAVTDVAGFVAATWLRGVRVINMPTSLLGMVDAAVGGKNGINTAEGKNLVGTFYPPAGVLVDLDTLDTLPPNELISGMAEVVKCGFIADPAILDLIEANPEAIKDTRSEVLRELIERAITVKATVVSQDLHESGLRETLNYGHTLGHAIELVERYSWRHGAAVSVGMMFAAELARSVGRLSDADADRHRSILEQLGLPLTYRKDRWQALLDGMRRDKKTRGDLLRFVVLDGIGKPGILDVPDTSLLFAAYQEIAS; this comes from the coding sequence GTGAGCAGTGAAAACACAGTTATCAAGGTCACCGGGTCTGCCCCCACTGAGAACTACGACGTCGTGGTGGGCCGTGGGCTGTTGGCTAATCTTCCCGAGCTGTTGGGGGAGCGCGTCAAGCGGGTCCTGGTGATTCATCCCCGAGCGTTGCGGCTGACCGGGGACACCGTCCGCGACGACCTCGAGGCTTCTGGCTTCACCACCCTCACGGCCGAAATTCCCGACGCCGAAGAGGGCAAGCACATCCAGGTCGCAGCGTTTTGCTGGCAGGTCCTAGGACAAAACGACTTCACCCGATCGGACGCCATTGTGGCGGTGGGCGGCGGTGCCGTGACCGACGTCGCCGGTTTTGTCGCCGCCACGTGGCTGCGAGGGGTCAGGGTCATCAACATGCCCACGTCGCTGCTGGGCATGGTCGACGCGGCAGTGGGGGGCAAGAACGGCATCAACACCGCTGAGGGCAAGAACCTGGTGGGCACCTTCTACCCGCCAGCTGGCGTGTTGGTGGACCTGGACACCCTGGACACTCTGCCGCCCAACGAGCTGATATCCGGCATGGCTGAGGTGGTCAAGTGCGGTTTCATCGCCGACCCTGCGATCTTGGACCTGATCGAGGCCAACCCCGAGGCGATCAAGGACACCCGCTCAGAGGTGTTGCGTGAACTCATTGAACGGGCTATCACCGTCAAGGCCACCGTGGTGTCCCAGGACCTGCACGAATCGGGGCTGCGCGAGACACTGAACTACGGCCACACCCTGGGCCATGCCATTGAACTGGTTGAACGCTACTCCTGGCGGCACGGGGCCGCCGTGTCGGTGGGCATGATGTTCGCCGCTGAGCTGGCCCGCAGTGTGGGCCGTCTCAGCGACGCCGACGCCGACCGTCACAGGAGCATCCTTGAGCAGCTGGGCCTGCCGCTGACCTACCGCAAGGACCGCTGGCAGGCCCTGCTGGATGGGATGCGCCGGGACAAAAAGACCCGCGGTGACCTGTTGCGCTTCGTTGTCTTGGACGGTATCGGCAAACCCGGAATTCTTGACGTCCCGGACACCTCACTGCTCTTTGCCGCTTACCAGGAGATTGCGTCCTAA
- a CDS encoding shikimate kinase encodes MAVGKSVIGSELARALGIEFVDTDQRIVAKHGAIPRIFSARGEHHFRQLEARAVAQVLDAEQPKTVVLSVGGGAVLDSGTQQLLAKTTVVFLRATLETVRERILRTSGRPLLAADPVETWSRLAAARGPVYARLADITIDVSNSSVPELVTQLISMLAEESRKENPEQ; translated from the coding sequence ATGGCCGTCGGGAAGTCGGTGATTGGTTCGGAGCTGGCCCGTGCCCTGGGCATTGAATTCGTGGACACCGACCAGCGCATCGTCGCCAAGCACGGGGCCATCCCGCGCATTTTCTCGGCACGGGGCGAACACCATTTCCGGCAACTAGAGGCCCGTGCAGTGGCCCAAGTCCTGGACGCCGAGCAACCAAAAACCGTGGTGCTGTCCGTGGGTGGCGGGGCTGTTTTGGACTCGGGCACCCAGCAGTTGCTGGCCAAAACCACCGTGGTGTTCCTGCGGGCCACGCTGGAGACGGTGCGGGAACGGATCTTACGCACCAGCGGCCGGCCACTGCTGGCGGCAGACCCCGTGGAGACCTGGTCCCGCCTAGCCGCGGCCCGGGGCCCCGTCTATGCCCGCCTGGCTGACATCACCATCGATGTCAGCAACTCAAGTGTGCCGGAGCTGGTCACTCAGCTCATCAGCATGTTGGCCGAAGAATCAAGGAAAGAGAACCCCGAACAGTGA
- the aroC gene encoding chorismate synthase, whose protein sequence is MLRWLTAGESHGPALVGIIEGVPAGVELTSALIQDALARRRLGYGRGARMKFEQDIVTILGGVRHGLTQGGPVAIQIANSEWPKWEQIMSADPVDPAELANQARNAPLTRPRPGHADFTGMQKYAFDEARPVLERASARETATRVALGVVAAQILAAVGVRLVSHTVQIAGVASPEGAALPVFADVAALDADPLRCFDTATSAAMVAEVDVAQKQGETLGGVVEVLAYGLPPGLGSYVHWDRRLDSRLAGALMGIQAIKGVEVGDGFATAARRGSAAHDEIERDGDGRIVRTSNRAGGIEGGMSIGDVLRVRAAMKPIATVPRALKTIDVATGEPAKAHHQRSDVCAVPAAGVVAEAMTALVLAEALLEKFGGDSMPETERNMNSYLASIPVNLDTLGL, encoded by the coding sequence ATGTTGCGTTGGTTAACCGCCGGAGAATCACATGGCCCGGCCCTTGTGGGAATTATTGAAGGCGTCCCGGCCGGGGTTGAGCTCACCAGTGCCCTGATCCAGGATGCCCTGGCACGGCGCAGGCTTGGCTACGGCCGCGGCGCCCGCATGAAATTTGAGCAGGATATAGTCACCATCTTGGGTGGCGTCCGCCATGGCCTGACCCAAGGCGGTCCGGTGGCAATCCAGATCGCCAACTCCGAATGGCCCAAATGGGAACAGATCATGTCAGCGGACCCGGTGGACCCGGCCGAGCTGGCCAACCAGGCCCGCAACGCGCCTCTGACACGACCGCGCCCCGGCCACGCCGACTTCACGGGCATGCAAAAGTACGCCTTTGACGAAGCCCGCCCGGTCCTGGAACGTGCCAGCGCCCGCGAGACGGCCACACGTGTGGCACTCGGGGTGGTGGCCGCCCAAATCCTGGCCGCAGTAGGTGTCCGCCTTGTCAGCCACACCGTGCAGATTGCCGGCGTCGCCTCGCCCGAGGGGGCGGCCCTGCCCGTTTTTGCCGACGTTGCGGCCCTGGACGCGGACCCCTTGCGTTGCTTTGATACCGCCACGTCCGCAGCAATGGTGGCCGAGGTTGACGTGGCCCAGAAGCAAGGCGAAACCCTTGGTGGCGTCGTCGAGGTTTTGGCGTACGGCCTGCCGCCGGGCCTAGGCAGTTACGTGCACTGGGACCGCCGCCTGGACTCCCGCCTGGCGGGGGCCCTCATGGGTATCCAGGCCATCAAGGGTGTGGAGGTAGGTGACGGCTTTGCCACGGCGGCCCGCCGCGGCTCGGCCGCCCACGACGAGATTGAGCGCGACGGCGACGGCCGGATAGTGCGCACCTCCAACCGCGCAGGCGGCATTGAGGGCGGTATGAGCATCGGAGATGTGTTGCGCGTCCGCGCCGCCATGAAACCCATTGCCACGGTCCCGCGCGCCCTGAAGACCATCGATGTTGCCACGGGGGAGCCAGCCAAGGCCCACCATCAACGTTCGGATGTGTGCGCCGTGCCTGCCGCGGGTGTGGTGGCCGAGGCCATGACTGCACTGGTGCTGGCCGAGGCGCTGCTGGAGAAGTTCGGCGGGGACTCCATGCCCGAAACCGAGCGGAACATGAACAGTTACCTGGCCTCGATTCCGGTGAACTTGGACACGCTGGGGCTCTGA
- a CDS encoding shikimate dehydrogenase: MSEALRGAVLGHPIGHSKSPQLHSAAYAALGIDYNYAAFDVEVPALAAFLAEVRSSGKWYGLSVTMPLKNAAVDLVDELTPVARALGAVNTVIVTTHDGATHMRGDNTDVAGIVKALLHAGVRERPRAAILGGGGTAVSAVAALGALKAPVVDLFVRNRAKAGDTLEVARALGVPAELVPFDGAAHALAGYDVVISTLPPHGADAVAEEFSTQAATVSGACLLDVAYDPWPSALATSWQAKGGTVVPGIEMLLYQGVEQVKLFAGAGGYQDRVTGRVGDILNVMCDALGLARRPPYEWHA; this comes from the coding sequence GTGAGTGAAGCCCTGCGCGGGGCCGTGCTGGGGCACCCCATAGGGCACTCCAAGTCTCCGCAGCTGCACAGTGCCGCCTATGCGGCACTAGGGATCGATTACAACTATGCGGCGTTTGACGTGGAAGTGCCAGCGCTGGCCGCCTTCCTTGCAGAGGTCCGCAGTTCCGGCAAATGGTACGGGCTCTCGGTGACCATGCCCTTGAAAAACGCTGCCGTAGACCTTGTCGACGAGCTGACACCGGTGGCACGGGCGCTGGGCGCCGTGAATACTGTCATCGTCACCACGCACGACGGCGCCACGCACATGCGCGGCGACAACACCGATGTTGCGGGGATCGTCAAGGCCCTGCTCCATGCAGGGGTGAGGGAGCGCCCGAGGGCAGCGATTTTGGGTGGCGGCGGCACCGCCGTCTCAGCGGTTGCCGCACTCGGGGCGCTCAAGGCTCCTGTGGTGGACCTCTTTGTGCGCAATCGGGCCAAGGCCGGGGACACCCTGGAGGTGGCCAGGGCACTCGGGGTGCCCGCCGAGCTGGTGCCCTTCGACGGTGCGGCACACGCCCTAGCGGGCTATGACGTGGTGATTTCCACCCTTCCCCCCCACGGTGCGGACGCAGTGGCCGAAGAGTTCAGCACCCAGGCGGCCACCGTGTCCGGCGCCTGCTTGCTCGACGTGGCCTACGACCCCTGGCCCAGTGCCCTAGCCACCAGCTGGCAGGCCAAGGGCGGCACCGTGGTTCCGGGGATTGAGATGCTTTTGTATCAAGGCGTGGAACAAGTGAAACTGTTTGCCGGGGCCGGCGGGTATCAAGACCGCGTCACTGGACGCGTCGGGGACATCCTCAATGTGATGTGCGACGCACTTGGGCTGGCTCGGCGCCCCCCTTACGAATGGCACGCGTAG